Proteins encoded together in one Pseudoxanthobacter soli DSM 19599 window:
- a CDS encoding acyl-CoA thioesterase — MFHRQELIRFQHCDPAGIVFYPRYVEMINATVEDWFDHIGIGFAEIHGAMNAAIPVVSLTVDFRAPTRLGEKLDLGLEVRRLGNTSVDLGVEASLDGESRFSAKLTLVHISKEDYRPRPWPAQFRAVIAA, encoded by the coding sequence ATGTTTCATCGCCAGGAGTTGATCCGCTTCCAGCATTGTGATCCGGCAGGGATCGTCTTCTATCCGCGCTATGTCGAGATGATCAATGCGACGGTCGAGGACTGGTTCGACCACATCGGCATCGGATTCGCCGAGATCCACGGCGCGATGAACGCGGCCATTCCCGTGGTGTCGCTCACCGTCGATTTCCGCGCGCCGACCCGCCTTGGGGAAAAGCTCGACCTCGGTCTTGAGGTGCGGCGCCTCGGAAACACCAGCGTCGATCTTGGCGTCGAAGCATCGCTCGACGGCGAGTCGCGCTTCTCGGCGAAACTGACGCTGGTCCACATCAGCAAGGAAGACTACCGCCCACGCCCGTGGCCGGCGCAATTCCGCGCCGTCATAGCAGCCTGA